One stretch of Zingiber officinale cultivar Zhangliang chromosome 6B, Zo_v1.1, whole genome shotgun sequence DNA includes these proteins:
- the LOC121991027 gene encoding CDPK-related kinase 3-like translates to MDEKPEQKNARGVKDVASEKMTTPISIEDVRREVKILKALSNHNNLVKFYDACEDALNVYVIMELCEGGELLERILSRGGRYLEEDAKAIVIQIVSVIAFCHLQGVVHRDLNPENFLFTTRDENAQMKLIDFGLSNFVKPALSKALIEDQLFYLRSQFKLLAPNGEGHISFDNFRMGLLQNATEAMKEGKVIDILNVLEPLSYRKMDFEEFCAATISPHHLEALDGWEQMTSTAFEHFELEGKRAITVKELAQRRSLQQTRALSSRSPRSATDDSGMLLSSLSVRFHTAGGRCGLLTASGPPLATSRGKPAAASGSLRQPSRRIPLSTACPAAAFPCLRHAGHRRQAVAGRPTQAVHAGACLLPNRGQPRGLARDPRSVLLVAGRFKHLLTVGRRG, encoded by the exons atggacgagaagccggagcagaagaatGCTCGAGGagtaaaagacgtagctagcgagaag ATGACAACACCAATATCAATTGAAGACGTTCGTAGAGAGGTCAAAATCCTCAAAGCCTTGTCCAACCATAATAATCTTGTCAAATTTTATGATGCATGTGAGGATGCACTTAACGTCTACGTAATCATGGA ATTATGTGAAGGTGGAGAATTATTAGAAAGAATTTTATCCAG AGGTGGAAGGTACTTAGAGGAGGATGCAAAAGCTATAGTTATTCAAATAGTGAGTGTAATTGCCTTTTGTCATCTTCAAGGTGTTGTGCATCGTGATTTAAATCCAGAG AATTTTCTTTTCACCACCAGAGATGAAAATGCTCAGATGAAGTTGATTGATTTTGGCCTTTCCAATTTTGTTAAACCAG CGCTATCCAAAGCCCTAATAGAGGATCAACTGTTTTATCTAAGATCACAGTTTAAGCTGCTAGCACCAAACGGAGAAGGTCACATATCGTTCGACAACTTTCGAATG GGCCTATTGCAAAATGCAACCGAGGCAATGAAGGAGGGTAAGGTTATTGATATCTTAAATGTG TTGGAGCCACTCTCGTACAGAAAGATGGACTTTGAAGAATTCTGTGCTGCTACAATCAGTCCCCATCACCTCGAGGCCTTGGATGGGTGGGAACAAATGACAAGTACGGCTTTTGAGCACTTCGAGCTAGAGGGGAAACGAGCCATCACCGTTAAGGAGCTAGCTCAG CGGCGATCTCTCCAGCAAACTCGTGCCCTCTCCTCCCGTTCACCGCGATCCGCAACCGACGACTCAGGtatgctcctctcctctctctctgtTCGTTTTCACACGGCCGGTGGCCGCTGCGGCCTGCTCACGGCCAGCGGGCCGCCGCTGGCGACTTCTCGCGGCAAGCCAGCTGCCGCAAGCGGGTCCTTGCGGCAGCCCAGCCGCCGCATTCCCTTGTCTACGGCATGCCCAGCTGCCGCATTCCCTTGTCTACGGCATGCCGGCCACCGCAGGCAAGCCGTAGCAGGCCGGCCGACGCAAGCCGTCCACGCAGGCGCCTGCTTGCTACCTAATCGCGGCCAGCCGCGGGGGCTTGCTCGCGACCCCCGTAGTGTCCTGCTGGTGGCTGGTCGCTTTAAGCACCTGCTCACGGTTGGTCGCAGGGGGTAG